Proteins encoded together in one Miscanthus floridulus cultivar M001 chromosome 16, ASM1932011v1, whole genome shotgun sequence window:
- the LOC136513597 gene encoding notchless protein homolog, translating to MDTQPVLAPAIDASASVMCQLLSPEGDPLGAALYLPQNVGPPQLQEIVNQLLRNEEKLPYAFYVGDEELSIQLGAYMRQKNANVEVTLRIVCQPQALFRIRPVNRCSATIAGHTEAVIAVSFSPDGKSLASGSGDTTVRFWDLSTQTPLFTCKGHKNWVLCIAWSPDGKQLVSGSKSGELILWDPKTGNQLGTPLMGHRKWITAVSWEPVHLQSPCFRFVSASKDGDARIWDVTTRKCVISLTGHTSSVTCVKWGGDGLIYTGSQDCLIKVWETSQGKLVKTLKGHGHWVNSLALSTEYVLRTGAYDHTGKTFSTAEEMKEAALARYKKMRGNAPERLVSGSDDFTMFLWEPTISKQPKARMTGHQKLVNHVYFSPDGQWLASASFDKSVKLWNGITGKFVAAFRGHVADVYQISWSADSRLLLSGSKDSTLKIWDIRTHKLKMDLPGHADEVYTVDWSPDGEKVASGGKDRVLKLWMN from the exons ATGGACACCCAGCCGGTTCTCGCTCCCGCTATCGATGCCAGCGCTAGCGTCATGTGCCAGCTGCTGAGCCCCGAGGGAGACCCTCTCGGCGCTGCGCTCTATCTGCCCCAGAACGTTGGGCCCCCGCAGCTCCAGGAGATTGTCAATCAGCTCCTCCGCAAT GAGGAGAAGTTGCCCTATGCATTCTACGTTGGAGACGAGGAGCTGTCTATCCAGCTGGGCGCTTACATGCGGCAAAAGAATG CCAATGTTGAGGTTACTCTGCGCATAGTATGCCAACCACAAGCACTTTTCCGGATCAGACCGGTCAACCGATGCTCTGCCACGATTGCTG GCCACACGGAAGCTGTGATTGCTGTTTCTTTTAGCCCTGATGGAAAGAGTTTGGCGAGCGGTTCAGGTGACACCACTGTTCGCTTTTGGGACCTGAGTACACAGACTCCATTGTTCACATGCAAAG GACACAAAAATTGGGTTCTCTGCATTGCGTGGTCACCTGATGGAAAACAACTTGTTAGTGGAAGCAAGTCGGGAGAACTTATATTATGGGACCCAAAAACTGGAAACCAACTGGGCACTCCACTTATG GGACACAGGAAATGGATTACTGCTGTATCATGGGAGCCAGTTCATTTACAGTCTCCATGCTTCCGCTTTGTAAGTGCAAGCAAGGATGGTGATGCTCGCATTTGGGACGTCACCACAAGGAAATGTGTTATTTCCCTTACAGGTCACACTAGTTCAGTGACTTGTGTCAAGTGGGGTGGAGATGGTTTGATTTATACTGG TTCTCAAGATTGTTTAATCAAAGTATGGGAAACTTCTCAGGGAAAGTTGGTCAAAACATTGAAG GGTCACGGGCATTGGGTGAATTCGCTTGCCTTGAGCACAGAATATGTTCTCCGTACTGGAGCATATGACCACACTGGCAAAACATTTTCGACTGCAGAGGAAATGAAAGAG GCTGCTCTTGCGAGATACAAGAAGATGAGGGGTAATGCTCCAGAGAGACTAGTTTCTGGTTCTGATGATTTTACAATGTTTCTTTGGGAACCAACAATTAGTAAACAACCTAAAGCTCGCATGACTGGTCATCAGAAG CTTGTGAACCATGTTTACTTTTCCCCTGATGGGCAATGGTTGGCAAGTGCATCCTTTGATAAATCTGTCAAGTTGTGGAACGGTATTACAGGTAAATTTGTTGCAGCTTTCAGAGGGCACGTTGCAGATGTCTACCAGATCAG CTGGTCTGCCGACAGTAGGCTTCTACTTAGCGGAAGCAAGGATTCCACTCTAAAG ATTTGGGATATTCGAACACACAAGTTGAAAATGGACCTGCCGGGCCATGCGGATGAG GTGTACACCGTTGATTGGAGTCCTGACGGTGAAAAGGTGGCGTCTGGTGGCAAGGATCGGGTCCTCAAGCTATGGATGAACTGA
- the LOC136513770 gene encoding sm-like protein LSM8, whose amino-acid sequence MASGGPALEPLVDQVISVITNDGRNIVGTLRGFDQATNIILDESHERVYSRKEGVQQLVLGLYIIRGDNISVVGEVDEELDSRLDMSKLRAHPLKPVIH is encoded by the exons ATGGCGTCCGGCGGTCCGGCGCTCGAGCCGCTCGTCGACC AGGTCATCTCCGTCATCACCAACGATGGCCGCAACATTGTG GGTACGCTCAGGGGATTCGATCAGGCCACCAACATTATCCTCGACGAGTCCCACGAGAGGGTCTATTCTAGAAAG GAGGGAGTCCAACAGCTTGTTCTTGGTCTGTACATTATCAGGGGTGACAACAT AAGCGTTGTGGGCGAGGTTGACGAAGAGCTGGATTCAAGATTGGATATGTCGAAGCTAAGGGCGCACCCACTGAAGCCTGTTATCCACTGA
- the LOC136514167 gene encoding secreted protein RBT4-like, protein MARRLVVLRSPSGSMAVVLLLAVAVVLSNVPSSALASSASSSSSLPSETTGSSGGGGEQEALAPPSSDDEDDKEQEQEMDPEKQKQKEKERQMAKEKAAEEEKVAQQELLKYAEEKRIVSPTNGTGWYKGIAREFVDAHNELRARYGVPPTKWDRKLARQARRWSNAMRKDCQLLHSGHEFGQSVFRSHDDWNATAREAVFWWGKEEAIYDKQREKCLDGKSFKECGHFALMVAKRSTKVGCARAECFKGGVFITCNYNASDLKDKDKDNSK, encoded by the coding sequence ATGGCGCGCCGCCTCGTCGTGCTGCGCAGCCCCAGCGGCAGCATGGCAGTAGTGCtgctcctcgccgtcgccgtcgtcctcTCCAACGTCCCCTCCTCCGCCCtggcctcctccgcctcctcgtcctcgtcactGCCGAGTGAGACGActgggagcagcggcggcggcggcgagcaggaAGCCCTGGCGCCGCCGTCTtccgacgacgaggacgacaaggagcaggagcaggagatgGACCCGGAGAAGCAGAAGCAGAAGGAGAAGGAGCGGCAGATGGCGAAGGAgaaggcggcggaggaggagaagGTCGCCCAGCAGGAGCTGCTCAAGTACGCGGAGGAGAAGCGCATCGTGTCCCCGACCAACGGCACGGGGTGGTACAAGGGCATCGCCCGGGAGTTCGTGGACGCCCACAACGAGCTCCGCGCGCGCTACGGCGTGCCGCCCACGAAATGGGACAGGAAGCTGGCGCGGCAGGCGCGGCGCTGGTCCAACGCCATGcgcaaggactgccagctcctccaCAGCGGCCACGAGTTCGGGCAGAGCGTGTTCCGGAGCCACGACGACTGGAACGCCACCGCCAGGGAGGCCGTCTTCTGGTGGGGCAAGGAGGAGGCCATCTACGACAAGCAAAGGGAGAAGTGCCTCGACGGCAAGAGCTTCAAGGAGTGCGGCCACTTCGCGCTCATGGTCGCAAAGAGGAGCACCAAGGTCGGCTGCGCACGCGCCGAGTGCTTCAAGGGCGGCGTCTTCATCACGTGCAACTACAACGCCTCCGACCTCAAGGACAAGGACAAGGACAATAGCAAATGA